From Rhineura floridana isolate rRhiFlo1 chromosome 5, rRhiFlo1.hap2, whole genome shotgun sequence, a single genomic window includes:
- the MFSD9 gene encoding major facilitator superfamily domain-containing protein 9 isoform X1 — MENGSPSRDPPTLLSPLGMERPEEKEDVAAAASLFLLSSTSSSPPGGGASWPSRFVLCLYTVGFLDFFGVSMIVPLLSLHIKSIGASPTIAGVVGSLYGVLQLISSTVVGSWSDVVGRPYCLLVCILFSALGYFMLSISSNVILFAAARIFVGIFKHTHSVTKVLISDLVSEKERLRVIGHFNAASSIGFILGPVVGGYLTELEGGFYLTAFICASIFILNAGLFWMLLWCEKKKHGDEWIIINKTKDSLLAEVKHSLQMESLSQETMKYSTRTKTSWTQVVSVLKRVSSIARSDLWDVFLVRLLMSLSVMLYHSNFVLALEERFGIKPKITGYLISYSSTLGVAAGFLLGPITRLYQHNTYAILLRSTILTCVFIIIYSLSENVWAVILSSTFLAFSTTIGRTCITDLELTLGGNQASGMLIGVGQSVSAVGRIVCPLLSGIAQEFSPCGPPVLGGLLGFIAVVIMVLNKSKYRGIRSTKLKST; from the exons ATGGAGAATGGGAGCCCCAGTAGGGAcccgccgactctgctttctccTCTCGGAATGGAAAGGCCTGAGGAGAAGGAGGACGTGGCGGCCGCGGCGTCGCTGTTCTTGTTGTCCTCGACGTCGTCGTCGCCGCCGGGCGGCGGGGCTTCTTGGCCCAGCCGGTTCGTGCTGTGCCTGTACACTGTGGGCTTCCTG GATTTCTTTGGTGTCAGCATGATTGTTCCCTTATTAAGCCTTCACATCAAGTCTATAGGAGCAAGCCCAACAATTGCAGGAGTGGTAG GATCTTTATATGGTGTTTTGCAGCTCATTTCCAGTACTGTAGTG GGATCTTGGAGTGATGTAGTAGGAAGACCTTATTGCCTACTTGTCTGCATTCTCTTCAGTGCATTGGGTTATTTTATGCTTAGTATATCCAGCAACGTGATTTTATTTGCTGCTGCCCGGATCTTTGTAG GTattttcaaacacacacattcagTTACAAAGGTTCTCATCTCTGACTTGGTTTCTGAGAAGGAGCGCCTCCGAGTAATAGGACATTTCAATGCAGCGTCCAGTATTGGTTTCATCCTGGGACCTGTCGTTGGAGGGTACCTTACGGAGCTAGAGGGTGGATTTTACCTCACAGCTTTCATCTGTGCTTCCATTTTCATCTTGAATGCTG GTCTTTTTTGGATGCTGCTGTGGTGTGAAAAAAAGAAGCATGGAGACGAATGGATCATtattaacaaaacaaaagacagtctCTTAGCAGAGGTAAAACACAGCCTGCAGATGGAATCTTTATCTCAGGAAACTATGAAATACAGTACTCGTACCAAGACCTCTTGGACTCAAGTTGTGTCTGTGCTGAAGAGGGTTAGCAGCATTGCTCGTTCCGATCTGTGGGATGTTTTCCTGGTACGGCTACTGATGTCTCTTTCAGTAATGCTATATCATAGCAATTTTGTCTTGGCACTTGAAGAGAGGTTTGGGATAAAACCTAAAATCACTGGTTACCTCATAAGCTACAGTAGCACACTTGGAGTAGCTGCTGGTTTTCTGCTTGGACCAATTACAAGACTGTATCAACACAATACTTACGCCATTTTACTACGGTCCACTATCCTCACCTGTGTGTTCATAATAATATATTCTTTATCAGAAAATGTATGGGCAGTGATCTTGTCTTCCACATTTTTAGCATTTTCAACCACAATAGGACGTACTTGTATCACTGATCTTGAGCTGACTCTGGGCGGGAACCAGGCCAGTGGTATGCTCATAGGTGTTGGTCAGTCTGTCTCAGCCGTGGGCCGCATAGTTTGCCCTCTTCTGTCAGGAATTGCCCAGGAGTTCAGTCCATGTGGCCCCCCTGTTCTTGGAGGCCTGTTGGGATTTATAGCTGTTGTCATTATGGTCCTCAATAAATCAAAATATAGAGGCATCAGGAGCACCAAACTGAAAAGCACATAG
- the MFSD9 gene encoding major facilitator superfamily domain-containing protein 9 isoform X2 has product MIVPLLSLHIKSIGASPTIAGVVGSLYGVLQLISSTVVGSWSDVVGRPYCLLVCILFSALGYFMLSISSNVILFAAARIFVGIFKHTHSVTKVLISDLVSEKERLRVIGHFNAASSIGFILGPVVGGYLTELEGGFYLTAFICASIFILNAGLFWMLLWCEKKKHGDEWIIINKTKDSLLAEVKHSLQMESLSQETMKYSTRTKTSWTQVVSVLKRVSSIARSDLWDVFLVRLLMSLSVMLYHSNFVLALEERFGIKPKITGYLISYSSTLGVAAGFLLGPITRLYQHNTYAILLRSTILTCVFIIIYSLSENVWAVILSSTFLAFSTTIGRTCITDLELTLGGNQASGMLIGVGQSVSAVGRIVCPLLSGIAQEFSPCGPPVLGGLLGFIAVVIMVLNKSKYRGIRSTKLKST; this is encoded by the exons ATGATTGTTCCCTTATTAAGCCTTCACATCAAGTCTATAGGAGCAAGCCCAACAATTGCAGGAGTGGTAG GATCTTTATATGGTGTTTTGCAGCTCATTTCCAGTACTGTAGTG GGATCTTGGAGTGATGTAGTAGGAAGACCTTATTGCCTACTTGTCTGCATTCTCTTCAGTGCATTGGGTTATTTTATGCTTAGTATATCCAGCAACGTGATTTTATTTGCTGCTGCCCGGATCTTTGTAG GTattttcaaacacacacattcagTTACAAAGGTTCTCATCTCTGACTTGGTTTCTGAGAAGGAGCGCCTCCGAGTAATAGGACATTTCAATGCAGCGTCCAGTATTGGTTTCATCCTGGGACCTGTCGTTGGAGGGTACCTTACGGAGCTAGAGGGTGGATTTTACCTCACAGCTTTCATCTGTGCTTCCATTTTCATCTTGAATGCTG GTCTTTTTTGGATGCTGCTGTGGTGTGAAAAAAAGAAGCATGGAGACGAATGGATCATtattaacaaaacaaaagacagtctCTTAGCAGAGGTAAAACACAGCCTGCAGATGGAATCTTTATCTCAGGAAACTATGAAATACAGTACTCGTACCAAGACCTCTTGGACTCAAGTTGTGTCTGTGCTGAAGAGGGTTAGCAGCATTGCTCGTTCCGATCTGTGGGATGTTTTCCTGGTACGGCTACTGATGTCTCTTTCAGTAATGCTATATCATAGCAATTTTGTCTTGGCACTTGAAGAGAGGTTTGGGATAAAACCTAAAATCACTGGTTACCTCATAAGCTACAGTAGCACACTTGGAGTAGCTGCTGGTTTTCTGCTTGGACCAATTACAAGACTGTATCAACACAATACTTACGCCATTTTACTACGGTCCACTATCCTCACCTGTGTGTTCATAATAATATATTCTTTATCAGAAAATGTATGGGCAGTGATCTTGTCTTCCACATTTTTAGCATTTTCAACCACAATAGGACGTACTTGTATCACTGATCTTGAGCTGACTCTGGGCGGGAACCAGGCCAGTGGTATGCTCATAGGTGTTGGTCAGTCTGTCTCAGCCGTGGGCCGCATAGTTTGCCCTCTTCTGTCAGGAATTGCCCAGGAGTTCAGTCCATGTGGCCCCCCTGTTCTTGGAGGCCTGTTGGGATTTATAGCTGTTGTCATTATGGTCCTCAATAAATCAAAATATAGAGGCATCAGGAGCACCAAACTGAAAAGCACATAG